AGTTGTTTTCTCTGTCTGGCCGCTTTTCTGCGCCCGTTGCTGGGCGCCTACATGTTCTTCCAGCACGGTGAATACCGCTTTGATACGCCGTGACTCCCGGATGTACGGATATTTGGCCATGCCATCGGCGGTGCCCATGATATCTTTACGGAAACGGATGCCCGGCCATCCCTTGCCGCCGTCGGGACGGGGCGCTTCGGTCTGCAGCCAGTAGATAAGCGATAAATTGAGCTGCTTGGCCCGCTCCACGTGATAATGGAATTTCTCCGGACTGGCGCCGATCAGGTTGCCCAGCATATAATCATTCTGCGGCCAGTTAACGATGGTCACATCACCGCTGTAGGTTCCCGCCTCAAAGTTGTCCTTGTTGATAATACGGCGGTAGTTCCACAGGTTCAGCTTATCGCCGATGGCGATGCCTTCAGGATGGAAGCCCAGCAATTTAGGCTTCAGCGTACGCGGATCGGAATAGTGCAGGTCCAGCTGCCTGCCGGACCATGCGGGCGTAAGCGCCGGCACATGGTTCTTCCAGAAATCATACTCCGCCGGCTTCTCAATGACGAAGTTGCCGCCAGGCACATAGTCCAGCGCAAAACAAACGGTGAAAGCCTGGTTGTTTTGCGGATTGCCTTTTTCCGGCGCATGCAGTTCGCCCGTTTCCTTTCCGGACTCGGTGCCGGTCACGAATTCGGTGCCGGTCAAAGGCAGCAGGTCGCCCATTTCTGTGGCGTCCGCAAAGTAGCTGCCCTGCAGGGTCAGTTCCCGCTGATGACGCAGGTCCTGTGCGGTGAGCGACAGCACTTTGTTGCCAGACACGTTCGCCCGTACGACTTTAGTGTCTGTCAGCAGCACCAGTTTACCGCTGCTGATAAAAGGCGCCAGCATATCCAGCATCACGGCCAATGCCACTTTGGGCTCGTGACAGAGCCTGGACACGGAGCCGTCGCCCGGGTTGAGGTGCGTCCGTTGCCGGGCATCGGCCGTGAGTGGATAGTTGCGGACATAGTATTCACGGATACGGTTTCTCAATTCACGGTAACGGGCAGGCGCTCCATGCGTTTCAATCCACGGATGCTCGTCCGGCGGTACGCCCTGCTGGGTAAGCTGGCCGCCTATCCAGTCTGTCTCCTCGGTGAGCACCACTGTTTGCTGGTTATGCAACGCAGCGAGAGCTGCTGACACGCCTCCCAGTCCGCCGCCGGCAATCACCAGGTCGGCGGTGATAGTTTCCCGTTTAGTGTTTCCCTTTCCTTTGGCGCTCCCCTGCTGCTTCTTCTCCTGTGCCAGTCCCAGCGCAGGCTGTGCGATAACGGCGCCGCTACTCAGCGCCAGCATCTCTAAAAAATTCCTCCGTTTCATTATGTTAATATTTTTTCATGTTGATATTTTGTTGGGCTGTCACCTGTCATTCATCTCTCTAAAATATCATCAACCAAACAACGCTCTTCATCCATCAGGGCTATCACACTTACCAGCCTTCGTTCTGCGTCAGCCCCGGATTAATGTCCCTTTCCGCCTGCGGTACGGGCAGCAGCATCAGCTTCGGCGTCCAGAAGCGGGTTTCACGGGTATAACGCAGGTCCAGTTGCCCGGTGTAATCTGGAATGCTGTTCAGGTCATGCGCGGCCGTCTTTTTGAAATTGGGCACGGGCGGCGTGGCAGCAGGACTTTTAGCAATGCCCACTACCTTGCCCGGCATCACCAGGTCTGCTATGCCCCAGCGACGGATATCCAGCCAGCGGAAACCTTCTACGGCAAATTCCACGGTACGTTCCCGGCGGATAAGTTTCCGCATTTCGTTCTGATCTGTTTCGATGGCTGCCGGCACCGGCGGCTGTCCGGCCCGTTGCCTTACCTTGTTGATAGCGGCAGTAACAGTGGCGTCCAGCTGTCCCTGCTCTATTTTGGCTTCGGCGTAGGTGAGCAGTACTTCCGCATAACGCATCAGGATAAAGCTCACTTTGGCGAGAAACACGTTCTCATCGGTCATGGTGTATTTGGTCCACAGGTAACCGACACCGCTCTTCGCCGGACCGAAAGCATTGTCATAGTCAGCATTGCCTTTCACTGACCAGCTGCCATCCGCATTTTTAAAGGAGGTAGACGATTTATAGATGTCGTACACAAACGTGGTGTTGTTCATGCTAAGCGTGTCTCCCGGCAGCGCTACGGTGTATTTCAGGCGCAGGTCCCTGTTTTTGGAGGGCTTTTGCGGATCATATAAGGGGGATTCATCAATCCTTTTACCATCGGTGCATTCAAACTGGTCCACCAGGCGTTGGGTCGGGAAACGGCCCGATTGCCCGCCTGCGGCGCGGGAGCAATTGCCCAGCGGCAGGTAAGTGATAGAACCCGCAAGGGCATCGGTATACAGTATTTCCAGCATGATCTCGTTACCGGCATTGGGTTTCTGGCCGCTGCGGGTAAACAGGTCCTGGTAACGCGGATTGAGCGACAAGCCGGATTTGTCTATGACCTGCCTGGCAGCATCTGCGGCAACGGCGTAGTCTTTGTTATACAGTGCCGTCCGGGCTTTCAGGCCGAGGGCCACGGATTTGCTGACCCGTCCTCTTACAGTGGGCATCCAGTCGAGCGACTGCGACGCGGCATCCAGCTCGTCATAAATGAATTTTACCACTTCTTGTTTGGGAGCGCGTTTCTGATTGTAAAACTCCGCAGGCTGCAACGGTTTGGTGATCAGCGGCGCATCACCGAACATGGCGGTGAGATAAAAATAAGCCCATGCACGCAACACGCGCGCTTCCGCTTCCATGCGGTTATAGGTGGCCGGCGCCACACTGGATTTGGCTTTCACCATACCGTCCAGCATGGTGTTGGCCCGCTGGATGGTAGTATAGGCAAACGACCAGATGGCTGCCGGATGTGCGTTGTATGTATCAAAAGTGCCTTCTCCCAGTTCGTTGGCGCGCAGGATGGCGAGGTCTGTCCAGCCCTCGCTGCCCGACTGGTAAGGCACCAGCCCGAATTCCCATTTGATGGAACCATATACGGCCGTCAGAGATACGTTGATTTCATTTTCGTTGTTGAGGAAAGTGCCGGTGGCCGGCGCGCTGAGCGGCGCCCTGTCCAGGAATTTATTACACCCTGACATACCTGTCAGGAAAAAAGTGCAACCGATGATGCTATAAAAAAGTTTTCTCATGGCTTAGAAGTTTGCGTTAAGGCCGATAGTGAAGGTTCTCATGATCGGGTAAAATTCGCCCGCGGTATTTGTCTGTTCCACATCGAAACCGGGGAAGAATTTATCCCAGGTCAGCAGGTTCTGGCCACTGGCGTAAATTCTTACGGAGCGCAGCCTGGCATTGCTTGTCACGGTTTTGGGCAGCGTATAGCCGAGCACCACGTTCTTCAGGCGCAGGTAAGCGCCGGAACGCATCCAGAAAGAAGAAGTGACGTAGTTATTGGCGATGCTGTTGGGCGTCAGCCGCGGATAGGCGGCGTTCGGATTATCCGGCGACCATGCGTCTTTCTGATGTTCGAAGATGGTGCCCTGGAAGTTGGCGGAATAGAAAGGCTGCGCGCCGGTGCCGGACATATAGTTGTTCCGTTTGCCTACGCCCTGGAAAAAGATGTTCAGGTCAAATCCTTTGTACTGGCCGTTGAGAGACAGGCTGTATTCATAGCGTGGGAATGAATTGCCCAGCACCACACGGTCATAGGCGTCGATTTTGCCGTCGGGCTTACCATTGGGGCCGCTCATGTCGGCATAACGGATATCTCCCGGTTTGGTGTTGGCAAAATGGAAAGGCGCTTTGTCGATTTCATCCTGTGATTGGAAGAAGCCTTCCGCTCTATAGCCGTAATAGGAATTCAGCGGATTTCCTTCGCGCATGATGAGGGCGCCATTGATATATTCTTTACCACCCAGGCTTACCACTTCGTTTTTTACATCAGAGAGATTGGCCTGTACGGAATACGTGAATTCACCGGCGCGGTCTTTCCAGCCGATACCGAGTTCCCAGCCGGTGTTGCGCATGGAGCCGATGTTGACAAAAGGAGCGCCCAGTCCTACATAGGTGGGTACGCCATCCAGCTGCAGCATGTCTGTGATGTTGCGTTTGAAGTAATCGGCTGTTACGGTGAGGTGGTCGTTGATGGCGGTAAAGTCGATACCGGCATCCAGTATTTTGGAAGTCTCCCAGCGGATAAGCGGGTTGGCGGCGGTTGTCAGCCCGTAGCCACCATTCACCACGTTGTTGAAATAGTAGTCAAACGAGCCGCCGGTGCTGTACATAGCGTAGGTGGGGTAATAGTTGGCCACACCGTTCACCACCAGGTCCTGGTTGCCAAGGGAACCATAAGAACCTCTGATCTTGGCGCTGTTGATCACGTGGCTGATGGATTTCCAGAAGCTCTCTTCAGAGATGCGCCAGCCGGCGGATACGGAGGGGAACAGCTTCCACCAGTTTTCTTTCCGGAAGCGGGACGATGCATCGAAGCGGCCGTTGAGCTCCAGCAGGTATTTCTCTTTGTAATTGTAGTTGATCCTGGAATAGGCAGATGCCATCGCATATTCACTTTGTGCGCCTGACATGGTTTGTCCCAATGGATCTGCCGCATCCAGGTATGGCAGTGAAGGAGAGATCAGGTTTTGACGCTGTGTGTTGACGTAGCTGGTTTTAAACAGTTCGGTGGTGAAGCCGCCCAGTACTGTGAAGCCGTGCTGTCCCATGTTCCGGTTATAGCTTGCCTGGGTGCGGAACACGTTGCGCGTGGTTTGTGCGTTGTTGTCGATCAGCGAGTTGTTGGCCGGCCAGTTGCGTGCAAACAGCAGTTTGTTGTTGGCGATGTCCGGCGTATAAATTTTATATTGATTGGTCAGCTGCCTGGCGCGCCCGTTGGCGGTATTGGAGCTGTAGCTGGCCAGCAGCTCCATGCCTTTGACAGGTTTGTAGGTGAGTGTACCGGTGAGTATGCGGGAATCGGTGACGCGTTTGTCCCAGCCGCCGTCTTTGGCCTGTGCGGCGGGGTTCATATTGGACCAGCCTTCGCCCCATTCGCCGGTATTGAATTGTCCGGGCGCAATGGCCGGCAGGCCTATCATGGCGCGGATGATGCCCTGTGGCGATGATTGGCCGGGCCAGTTGCGTTCTGTTCTGTTCACCACGATATCCGCGGCAGCAGACAGTTTGCTGGTGATGGCGATATCTGTGTTAAAGCGCAGGTCCAGGCGTTTGAAATTAGTATTGGCGGTTAGGCCGTTCTGGTCCAGGTATCCGCCGGAACCGAACACTTTTATTTTTTCGCTGCCGGCAGACAGGCTCAGGTTGTGGTTGTGCATGATGCCGTTGTTCACCAGTATCAGGTCTTTCCAGTCGGTGTTAAAACGGGCGAAATTATCCGGTCCCAGTTTTTCATAGTCTGCGATCTGCTGGGTGAAAGCTGGTGGCAGTCCGGCGTTCACCTGTGCGATGTCCCACAGTTTCATATGTTCCAGTCCATCTACTTTTTTAGGCAGATTGGTAGGTGATTGTTTGGCCACGTAGCCGTTATAGCTCAGGCTGACGCCATTGATGCCACGTTTGGTGGTGACGAGGATAACGCCGTTGGCTGCACGGGAGCCATAGATGGCCGCTGCCGCCGCATCTTTGAGTACGGAGATGCTGGCGATGTTATTAGGGTCTATCGCGTCGAGGCTCATTTCAATGTTGTCGATGAGCACCAGCGGGTTCTGGCCGGCGTTGATGGAGCCGATGCCGCGGATGCGGATGGTGCCGGCGTCGCCGCCGGGTACGCCCGACTGCTGGGTGACGGTCACGCCGGGAGCCGCACCCTGTAAGGCCAGCGATGCAGAGGCCACGGAGCGCGTCGTCATTGTTTTACCTTCAATCACCGAAACGGCGCCGGTAAGGTTTACCTTTTTCTGGGTGCCATATCCTACCACCACCACTTCTCCGATTTGTTTGTTGGCCGGTTCCAGGAGGATGTTGATCACCTGCTGGCTGTTGACTTCCAGCTCCTGTGATTTATAACCCACAAACGAAAAAACAAGTGTAGCCGTTTCCGTTGTACCGGCAAACTGGAAATCGCCGTTGGCGTTGGTAGTGCCTCCTTTGGTGGTGCCTTTCAGGACCACGTTGACACCAATAAGCGGCGTACCGTCTTTATCTTTTACGCTGCCTTTGAACAGGTAGCTTTTTTGCCCGAAAGCATTCGGCTGTTGCAGGATGACGAGGAGCAGGAGCAGAAAGCTGCTCAGTCGCCAGTGACGGGTAAATTTTCCCATACAAAACGAATTTTGATTGATAAAAAGCTTGATTAAAGATGAATGGTTGACATAGCCGGCCTGCATGCAGCCGGAGACAGTAACTACAGGTGTTGTTGATGGTTTAGTGTTCGCGCATATAGTTGATAGCTGTTACCCTGGCCATGACCGGCATACGCAAAGCATAGCAACAGCCCATGGCTGGTGACTGGTTGTTTTAGTTTCATCAGAACGTGTATAGAGTTTGGTTGCGTTTATAAAATATATGGCTGTAAAAAGCCTACTTTATAATAAATGCCCTGGCGGAGACTAAAATAGTAATTCTTTTAAATAATCAACCTATAATTAATTAATTTTTTTAAAAACAATATTGAAACACAGACTGGAAGGGACTTTAAATTTATCAAGCAAACATTGCAGGATATAAAAAGTATAGAAGACCGGCACATAATCACCAGCCACCATGGCTAACAAGGGTCACGGACGCGCTAAGGTCTCTCCCAAAATCATTTTAAAGAATGGTCTAACAACCGCTTTAAGACCGCGGGATAAGTATCTCCGCTGTCAGTACCTGCGCCGTCCATAAACGCGCCGTAGGTAATACTATCACCAAAACAGAGGATGCGGTGATTGCGGCGCAACAGGCGATGCGCCTTCAAATAGGCATACAGTTCAGCCGCGATGAGCTGATAGCCGGCAGCAGTAGGATGTACCCCGTCTTCCCGGCCCATATTGGCCGCATTGACAATCAGGGAAGCGGCCGTTCTGCCTGGCTCACCACGGTCCACAAAAACCTGGTGCAGATCGAGACAGTACACCCGCTCCGTAGCGGCTATTCCCTGTACCACCGCCCGGGCACTGTCTATCCGGCGGTTAGGGTCCATATCGTACAACCCGCGCTGGTGGCGCATAAAAAGGTATCCGGTATCTACAGGCAGAGGAGTTACCAGCACCACAGCAGCACCGCTTTGGCGGA
The Chitinophaga varians genome window above contains:
- a CDS encoding FAD-dependent oxidoreductase, whose translation is MKRRNFLEMLALSSGAVIAQPALGLAQEKKQQGSAKGKGNTKRETITADLVIAGGGLGGVSAALAALHNQQTVVLTEETDWIGGQLTQQGVPPDEHPWIETHGAPARYRELRNRIREYYVRNYPLTADARQRTHLNPGDGSVSRLCHEPKVALAVMLDMLAPFISSGKLVLLTDTKVVRANVSGNKVLSLTAQDLRHQRELTLQGSYFADATEMGDLLPLTGTEFVTGTESGKETGELHAPEKGNPQNNQAFTVCFALDYVPGGNFVIEKPAEYDFWKNHVPALTPAWSGRQLDLHYSDPRTLKPKLLGFHPEGIAIGDKLNLWNYRRIINKDNFEAGTYSGDVTIVNWPQNDYMLGNLIGASPEKFHYHVERAKQLNLSLIYWLQTEAPRPDGGKGWPGIRFRKDIMGTADGMAKYPYIRESRRIKAVFTVLEEHVGAQQRAQKSGQTEKTTAASFHDSVGIGYYHIDLHPSCAGVNYVDFGSLPYQIPLGALLPQRMENLLPANKNIGTTHITNGCYRLHPTEWSIGEAVGNLVAFARSKNVTPRQVREQAPLLQEFQDYIRARGVETAWP
- a CDS encoding RagB/SusD family nutrient uptake outer membrane protein, encoding MRKLFYSIIGCTFFLTGMSGCNKFLDRAPLSAPATGTFLNNENEINVSLTAVYGSIKWEFGLVPYQSGSEGWTDLAILRANELGEGTFDTYNAHPAAIWSFAYTTIQRANTMLDGMVKAKSSVAPATYNRMEAEARVLRAWAYFYLTAMFGDAPLITKPLQPAEFYNQKRAPKQEVVKFIYDELDAASQSLDWMPTVRGRVSKSVALGLKARTALYNKDYAVAADAARQVIDKSGLSLNPRYQDLFTRSGQKPNAGNEIMLEILYTDALAGSITYLPLGNCSRAAGGQSGRFPTQRLVDQFECTDGKRIDESPLYDPQKPSKNRDLRLKYTVALPGDTLSMNNTTFVYDIYKSSTSFKNADGSWSVKGNADYDNAFGPAKSGVGYLWTKYTMTDENVFLAKVSFILMRYAEVLLTYAEAKIEQGQLDATVTAAINKVRQRAGQPPVPAAIETDQNEMRKLIRRERTVEFAVEGFRWLDIRRWGIADLVMPGKVVGIAKSPAATPPVPNFKKTAAHDLNSIPDYTGQLDLRYTRETRFWTPKLMLLPVPQAERDINPGLTQNEGW
- a CDS encoding SusC/RagA family TonB-linked outer membrane protein yields the protein MGKFTRHWRLSSFLLLLLVILQQPNAFGQKSYLFKGSVKDKDGTPLIGVNVVLKGTTKGGTTNANGDFQFAGTTETATLVFSFVGYKSQELEVNSQQVINILLEPANKQIGEVVVVGYGTQKKVNLTGAVSVIEGKTMTTRSVASASLALQGAAPGVTVTQQSGVPGGDAGTIRIRGIGSINAGQNPLVLIDNIEMSLDAIDPNNIASISVLKDAAAAAIYGSRAANGVILVTTKRGINGVSLSYNGYVAKQSPTNLPKKVDGLEHMKLWDIAQVNAGLPPAFTQQIADYEKLGPDNFARFNTDWKDLILVNNGIMHNHNLSLSAGSEKIKVFGSGGYLDQNGLTANTNFKRLDLRFNTDIAITSKLSAAADIVVNRTERNWPGQSSPQGIIRAMIGLPAIAPGQFNTGEWGEGWSNMNPAAQAKDGGWDKRVTDSRILTGTLTYKPVKGMELLASYSSNTANGRARQLTNQYKIYTPDIANNKLLFARNWPANNSLIDNNAQTTRNVFRTQASYNRNMGQHGFTVLGGFTTELFKTSYVNTQRQNLISPSLPYLDAADPLGQTMSGAQSEYAMASAYSRINYNYKEKYLLELNGRFDASSRFRKENWWKLFPSVSAGWRISEESFWKSISHVINSAKIRGSYGSLGNQDLVVNGVANYYPTYAMYSTGGSFDYYFNNVVNGGYGLTTAANPLIRWETSKILDAGIDFTAINDHLTVTADYFKRNITDMLQLDGVPTYVGLGAPFVNIGSMRNTGWELGIGWKDRAGEFTYSVQANLSDVKNEVVSLGGKEYINGALIMREGNPLNSYYGYRAEGFFQSQDEIDKAPFHFANTKPGDIRYADMSGPNGKPDGKIDAYDRVVLGNSFPRYEYSLSLNGQYKGFDLNIFFQGVGKRNNYMSGTGAQPFYSANFQGTIFEHQKDAWSPDNPNAAYPRLTPNSIANNYVTSSFWMRSGAYLRLKNVVLGYTLPKTVTSNARLRSVRIYASGQNLLTWDKFFPGFDVEQTNTAGEFYPIMRTFTIGLNANF
- a CDS encoding SGNH/GDSL hydrolase family protein; this encodes MRFWLLCCLMACVACTSRPYTVINKGIGGNSTSDLLARVEKDVVALRPDLVIMMAGTNDMVNSQKLVPFVQYAAQYRQLVRRVRQSGAAVVLVTPLPVDTGYLFMRHQRGLYDMDPNRRIDSARAVVQGIAATERVYCLDLHQVFVDRGEPGRTAASLIVNAANMGREDGVHPTAAGYQLIAAELYAYLKAHRLLRRNHRILCFGDSITYGAFMDGAGTDSGDTYPAVLKRLLDHSLK